One genomic segment of Emcibacter sp. SYSU 3D8 includes these proteins:
- a CDS encoding SDR family oxidoreductase: MAAISLNGARVLVIGGSSGFGEATAARAAREGAHVTIASRSEDKLRAAAARIGDQCQTAVVDVRDGDAIAGMLARLGTLDHIVLSAGELPPPGPMSLEHMHEQANARFWSVIHVARNAQFGPGGSLTLVTGAATLRPPKGMAALSAIGAAVNALSRGLAQDLAPVRVNTIIPGAADTPLWDTMPADKKADRMEQIGRGLPVGRVGEADDVAMQIIACMVNPFMTGSLVVLDGGGSI, encoded by the coding sequence GTGGCCGCGATTTCGCTGAACGGCGCAAGGGTGCTCGTCATCGGCGGCAGTTCGGGCTTTGGCGAGGCGACCGCCGCGCGAGCCGCCCGCGAAGGCGCCCACGTCACCATCGCCTCCCGATCCGAGGACAAGCTGCGCGCGGCGGCGGCGCGGATCGGCGATCAGTGCCAGACGGCCGTGGTCGATGTCCGCGATGGCGACGCCATTGCCGGCATGCTGGCGCGGCTGGGAACGCTTGATCACATCGTGTTGTCGGCCGGCGAGTTGCCGCCGCCCGGGCCGATGTCGCTCGAGCACATGCACGAACAGGCCAATGCGCGGTTCTGGAGCGTCATCCATGTGGCGCGTAACGCGCAGTTCGGACCCGGCGGCTCGCTGACACTGGTAACCGGCGCGGCCACGCTTCGACCGCCAAAGGGCATGGCCGCCCTGTCGGCAATCGGCGCGGCGGTGAATGCCCTGTCGCGCGGCCTGGCGCAGGATCTGGCGCCGGTGCGGGTCAATACGATCATTCCGGGCGCGGCCGACACGCCGCTGTGGGACACCATGCCAGCCGACAAGAAGGCCGATCGCATGGAGCAGATCGGCCGGGGATTGCCGGTTGGCAGGGTCGGCGAAGCCGATGACGTGGCGATGCAGATAATCGCCTGCATGGTGAACCCGTTCATGACCGGCAGCCTTGTGGTGCTGGATGGCGGCGGCTCCATCTGA
- the putA gene encoding bifunctional proline dehydrogenase/L-glutamate gamma-semialdehyde dehydrogenase PutA: MSSQTRQAIAEAYLRDETDAVARLVPVARLAPGEARETDRVARLLVAAARDGRRRQGGIDRFMQEYDLSTEEGIALLCVAEAMLRIPDTETVDELIESRIGSASWRAHLGESDSLFVNASTYGLVLGARVLRMADDAGGLLPRLVGRMGEPVVRAAIRQAMLLLAGKFVMGETIEKALKATANWPGYRFSFDMLGEAAMTAAQAQDYFDRYLVSIMAVAKGAGPFDPLTAPGVSVKLSALHPRYEPGQRDRVMAELVPKLHKLAVAARGAGVLLTVDAEEAARLDLSLEVIEAVADAPGLAGWDGFGLAVQAYGKRAMAVLDWLAEKGRVTGRRWPVRLVKGAYWDSEIKLAQQLGLDEFPVFTRKGATDVSYLACARRMLAQPYIVPQFATHNAHTVAAVHAMAGGRSDYEFQRLFGMGDALHEQAVKSLGVSCRIYAPVGSHETLLPYLVRRLLENGANTSFVNRLADDDVPVEAVIADPVERVAALKSKPHPAVRRPADLYQPERRNARGLIVSEPPFGDAIRRDMAAALAVPLQGHALVGGQPVGGEPVDLREPADRSRLVGTMVNAGAADVDRALSLAVAAAASWDQRGGAARAAILEKAADLFERDRALLMALCVREGGKTVPNALAELREATDFLRYYAAQARLRFERPMVLPGPDGERNELTLRGRGVFACISPWNFPLAIFTGQVAAALAAGNAVCAKPAGPTPLTGFAAIRLLHEAGVPVDVLHFLPGRGAAVGGALIGDRRIAGVAFTGSNDTADNIQRNLAARGGAIVPFIAETGGINAMIIDSSALLERAVADAIRSAFDSAGQRCSAARVVFVQADVHDAFTSLLTGAMAELRLGDPISESTDIGPIIDETSRDKLAAYVAEMSGRGLDVVSSGTVPRDGVFLQPHLIRFARPQMPAREVFGPVLHVAPYAGESLDGLCDLINGAGFGLTLSLHTRLPSVIDRVAARMKVGNIYVNRDQIGAVVGIQPFGGEGLSGTGPKAGGPHYLTRFSVERAAASNVAAIGGVTDLLSLDPWQDVP; encoded by the coding sequence ATGAGCAGCCAAACCCGCCAGGCCATCGCCGAGGCTTATCTCCGGGACGAGACCGACGCGGTCGCGCGGCTGGTCCCTGTCGCCCGGCTGGCGCCCGGGGAAGCGCGCGAGACCGACAGGGTCGCGCGCCTGCTGGTCGCCGCGGCGCGCGACGGCCGCAGGCGGCAGGGCGGCATCGACCGCTTCATGCAGGAATACGATTTGTCGACCGAGGAAGGCATCGCGCTGCTGTGCGTTGCCGAAGCCATGCTGCGTATTCCCGATACCGAAACCGTCGACGAGCTGATCGAAAGCCGCATCGGCTCGGCAAGCTGGCGGGCCCATCTGGGCGAGTCCGATTCGCTGTTCGTCAACGCCTCGACCTACGGACTGGTGCTGGGCGCACGGGTGCTGCGCATGGCCGACGACGCGGGCGGCCTGCTGCCGCGCCTTGTCGGCCGCATGGGAGAGCCGGTGGTGCGCGCCGCGATCCGCCAGGCCATGCTGCTGCTCGCCGGCAAGTTCGTCATGGGCGAGACCATCGAGAAGGCGCTGAAAGCCACCGCCAACTGGCCCGGCTACCGGTTTTCGTTCGACATGCTGGGCGAGGCGGCGATGACCGCGGCCCAGGCCCAGGACTATTTCGACCGCTACCTGGTGTCGATCATGGCGGTCGCAAAGGGCGCCGGTCCGTTCGATCCGCTCACCGCGCCGGGCGTGTCGGTAAAGCTGTCTGCGCTGCATCCCCGTTACGAGCCGGGCCAACGGGACCGGGTGATGGCCGAACTTGTGCCCAAGCTCCACAAGCTGGCCGTGGCCGCACGCGGCGCTGGCGTCCTGCTGACCGTCGATGCCGAGGAAGCCGCGCGGCTTGACCTGTCGCTTGAGGTCATCGAGGCGGTCGCGGACGCGCCCGGTCTGGCGGGCTGGGACGGCTTCGGCCTCGCGGTACAGGCATACGGCAAGCGCGCCATGGCAGTGCTCGATTGGCTGGCGGAAAAGGGCCGCGTCACCGGACGGCGCTGGCCGGTGCGGCTGGTGAAGGGCGCGTATTGGGACAGCGAGATCAAGCTGGCCCAGCAGCTCGGCCTCGACGAGTTCCCGGTGTTCACCCGCAAGGGCGCCACGGATGTATCATACCTGGCCTGCGCCCGGCGGATGCTGGCCCAGCCCTACATCGTGCCCCAGTTCGCCACCCACAATGCCCACACCGTCGCCGCCGTTCATGCCATGGCGGGTGGACGCAGTGACTACGAGTTCCAGCGGCTGTTCGGCATGGGCGACGCACTGCACGAGCAGGCTGTGAAATCCCTGGGCGTCTCGTGCCGCATCTACGCGCCGGTGGGCAGCCACGAGACCCTGCTGCCCTATCTGGTGCGCCGGCTGCTGGAGAACGGCGCCAACACCTCCTTTGTCAACCGGCTGGCCGATGATGACGTGCCGGTCGAGGCGGTGATCGCCGATCCGGTCGAGCGGGTGGCGGCATTGAAATCCAAGCCGCATCCGGCGGTTCGGCGGCCGGCGGATCTCTACCAGCCGGAGCGGCGCAACGCACGGGGCCTGATCGTCAGCGAGCCGCCCTTCGGCGATGCGATCAGGCGCGATATGGCGGCCGCCCTTGCGGTGCCGCTGCAGGGGCATGCGCTGGTTGGCGGGCAGCCGGTGGGCGGCGAGCCCGTCGACCTGCGCGAGCCAGCGGACAGGTCGAGACTGGTGGGCACCATGGTCAATGCCGGTGCGGCGGACGTCGACCGCGCCCTGTCGCTGGCGGTTGCCGCCGCAGCGTCCTGGGACCAACGGGGCGGCGCGGCGCGCGCGGCAATCCTGGAAAAAGCCGCAGACCTGTTCGAGCGCGACCGGGCGCTGCTGATGGCGCTGTGCGTGCGCGAGGGCGGCAAGACCGTGCCCAACGCGCTCGCCGAGCTGCGCGAGGCGACGGACTTCCTGCGATATTATGCGGCGCAGGCCCGGCTGCGTTTCGAACGTCCAATGGTGCTGCCGGGGCCGGACGGCGAGCGTAACGAGCTGACGTTGCGCGGGCGCGGCGTGTTCGCCTGCATCAGTCCATGGAACTTCCCGCTGGCCATCTTCACCGGCCAGGTCGCGGCCGCGCTGGCGGCCGGCAACGCGGTGTGCGCCAAGCCGGCGGGGCCGACGCCGCTGACTGGCTTCGCCGCGATCCGGCTGCTTCACGAGGCAGGCGTGCCCGTCGACGTGCTGCACTTCCTGCCCGGTCGCGGCGCAGCGGTGGGCGGTGCGCTCATTGGTGACCGGCGGATTGCCGGTGTTGCGTTCACCGGCTCGAACGACACGGCGGACAATATCCAGCGCAACCTCGCCGCGCGCGGCGGCGCCATCGTGCCATTCATCGCCGAGACCGGCGGCATCAACGCCATGATCATCGATTCCAGCGCCTTGCTCGAGCGGGCGGTGGCGGATGCGATTCGCTCGGCTTTCGACAGCGCCGGTCAGCGCTGTTCGGCCGCCCGCGTCGTGTTCGTGCAGGCCGATGTGCATGACGCGTTCACCAGCCTGTTGACCGGCGCCATGGCCGAACTCCGGCTGGGCGATCCCATAAGTGAATCGACCGACATCGGTCCGATCATCGACGAGACATCGCGCGATAAGCTGGCCGCCTATGTGGCGGAGATGAGCGGGCGGGGCCTCGACGTCGTCAGCAGCGGCACGGTGCCCCGCGACGGCGTCTTCCTGCAGCCGCATCTGATCCGGTTTGCCAGGCCGCAGATGCCGGCGCGCGAAGTGTTTGGCCCGGTGCTGCATGTGGCGCCCTATGCCGGCGAGTCGCTCGATGGGCTGTGCGATCTGATCAACGGCGCGGGCTTCGGCCTTACCCTGTCATTGCACACGAGGCTGCCGTCGGTCATCGACCGGGTCGCAGCGCGCATGAAGGTCGGGAATATCTACGTGAACCGGGACCAGATCGGCGCCGTCGTCGGCATCCAGCCGTTCGGTGGCGAGGGTCTGTCCGGGACCGGCCCGAAGGCAGGCGGTCCTCACTATCTGACGCGTTTCTCGGTGGAGCGGGCTGCGGCCAGCAACGTGGCCGCCATCGGCGGCGTGACCGACCTTTTGTCGCTCGACCCCTGGCAGGACGTGCCCTGA
- a CDS encoding cytochrome P450 — translation MARTTPRTEPNHMKCPVSVRDVDLFSPGAQEHWYEAYPILHSESPVHRIPGEGTTPNHDGFILTKYEDISLVVKDPVRFPAFLSDKPKPNPDGSQQQLNAMQVSILSLRPSIELWRAHRQELTDPWVGPGATRNTAMITRFTDELIDNWIDNGKVDFVNEFARPLPQMVMAAVLGFPQSDLKKLERWGTAQVAAFVYGRGHRNQLTPEETAEQFRILDGFKEYVADWVVEKRSNPQDDMISFLTQVTYKALDRKLTDVEINGIVYAMLIGGLETTQYAIAEQAQLLCEDPDLFQTIKADRSKLRPFTEEGMRLRAPTQGLSTRYTIQDEEFQGVKVPKGSILHMRWAAGNLDPDEFECPAEVMLDRKGVGRHLTFSQGPRICPGAGISRLEQQIAWDRLLDRIDSLEYDEGNTFRHQPGIMMGLLELHLKFTKSA, via the coding sequence ATGGCACGCACGACGCCGCGCACCGAACCGAACCATATGAAATGTCCCGTGTCCGTGAGAGACGTGGACCTGTTCTCGCCGGGCGCGCAGGAACACTGGTACGAGGCCTATCCGATCCTGCACAGCGAGTCCCCGGTGCACCGCATTCCCGGCGAAGGCACCACGCCGAACCACGACGGCTTCATCCTCACCAAATACGAGGACATCTCGCTGGTGGTGAAGGATCCGGTGCGCTTTCCCGCCTTCCTGTCCGACAAGCCCAAGCCCAATCCCGATGGCTCGCAGCAACAGCTCAACGCCATGCAGGTGTCCATCCTCAGCCTGCGTCCCAGCATAGAGCTGTGGCGTGCGCACCGGCAGGAGCTGACCGATCCATGGGTTGGCCCGGGCGCCACCCGCAACACGGCGATGATCACACGATTTACCGATGAGCTGATCGACAACTGGATCGACAACGGCAAGGTGGACTTCGTCAACGAGTTCGCCCGGCCGCTACCGCAGATGGTAATGGCCGCCGTCCTCGGCTTTCCGCAGTCGGACCTGAAGAAGCTCGAGCGCTGGGGCACCGCCCAGGTCGCGGCGTTCGTCTATGGCCGCGGCCACCGCAACCAGCTCACCCCCGAAGAGACCGCCGAGCAGTTCAGGATTCTCGACGGCTTCAAGGAATATGTCGCCGACTGGGTCGTGGAAAAGCGCAGCAATCCGCAGGACGACATGATCTCGTTCCTGACCCAGGTGACCTACAAGGCGCTGGATCGCAAGCTGACCGACGTCGAGATCAACGGCATCGTCTATGCCATGCTGATCGGCGGCCTGGAGACCACCCAGTATGCCATTGCCGAACAAGCCCAGCTCCTCTGCGAGGATCCGGATCTGTTCCAGACCATCAAGGCAGACCGCTCCAAGCTGCGCCCCTTTACCGAGGAAGGCATGCGTCTTCGGGCGCCGACGCAAGGTCTGTCGACCCGCTACACCATCCAGGACGAGGAGTTCCAGGGCGTGAAGGTGCCGAAAGGCTCCATTCTTCATATGCGCTGGGCTGCCGGCAATCTGGACCCGGACGAGTTCGAATGTCCGGCCGAGGTGATGCTCGACCGCAAGGGCGTCGGCCGGCACCTGACCTTCTCGCAGGGGCCCCGCATCTGTCCGGGTGCAGGTATCTCGCGGCTGGAACAGCAGATTGCCTGGGATCGCCTGCTCGATCGCATCGACAGCCTGGAATATGACGAGGGCAACACGTTCCGGCACCAGCCGGGCATCATGATGGGGCTGCTCGAGCTGCATCTCAAGTTCACCAAGTCGGCCTAG
- a CDS encoding extracellular solute-binding protein, producing the protein MADEPQRAPVFWDQKFREVVLRHHGPSYSAIGQIALQAEKDLGFRIEMTVDDEDTLIQRAITEPEFTDILDLDHWAYELVVPRGVLQGIPLFRYDWWDQTLPIFTTGTRPDGTATPRQGSNPFTVQYLDTPSSKQFAPGQTDTIAMVPHILNADTLGVRTDLIGRPVRSWSDLVNPEFKGRAALVDIPAIGILDAAMALEAAGVVRYADMGNMTRAEIDATVDRLMELKKSGHFTILWQRYEESIDLLASGDVVIQSMWAPAVSKVRALGVQCDYPGLAEGYRGWSAGLSIMRHVDGLTLEAAYQYMNWYNAGWAGAYVARAGYYSSVPATARDFLTRNEWDFWYEGRPSVEPITDAFGDVISPAGFLRFGGAIWDRLGRIACWNTVMDEQDHLDRRWQEFRDA; encoded by the coding sequence ATGGCCGACGAACCGCAACGCGCACCCGTGTTCTGGGACCAGAAGTTCCGGGAAGTTGTGCTGCGCCATCATGGTCCCAGCTATTCCGCCATCGGTCAGATCGCCCTGCAGGCAGAGAAGGATCTGGGCTTCCGGATCGAGATGACGGTGGACGACGAGGACACCCTGATCCAGCGGGCGATCACCGAGCCCGAGTTCACCGATATCCTCGATCTGGATCACTGGGCGTACGAACTGGTGGTGCCAAGGGGCGTGCTTCAGGGGATCCCGCTATTTCGCTACGACTGGTGGGACCAGACATTGCCGATCTTCACCACCGGCACGCGGCCGGACGGCACCGCCACGCCGCGCCAGGGCAGCAATCCCTTCACGGTGCAGTATCTGGATACGCCGTCGAGCAAGCAGTTCGCGCCCGGCCAGACAGATACGATCGCCATGGTGCCGCACATTCTCAACGCCGACACGCTGGGCGTGCGCACCGATCTGATCGGCCGGCCGGTGAGAAGCTGGTCCGATCTGGTCAATCCCGAGTTCAAAGGCAGGGCGGCGCTGGTCGATATCCCGGCGATCGGCATCCTCGACGCGGCCATGGCGCTCGAGGCGGCGGGCGTTGTGCGCTATGCCGACATGGGAAACATGACCCGCGCCGAGATCGATGCCACCGTGGACCGGCTCATGGAACTGAAGAAATCCGGCCATTTCACCATCCTGTGGCAGCGTTACGAGGAATCGATCGATCTGCTCGCCTCGGGTGACGTGGTGATCCAGTCCATGTGGGCGCCCGCCGTGTCCAAGGTACGGGCTCTCGGGGTGCAATGCGACTATCCCGGATTGGCGGAAGGCTACCGCGGCTGGTCGGCCGGCCTCAGCATCATGCGCCATGTGGACGGCCTGACGCTCGAGGCCGCCTACCAGTACATGAACTGGTACAATGCAGGCTGGGCCGGCGCCTATGTGGCTCGGGCCGGCTATTACAGTTCGGTGCCGGCCACCGCACGCGACTTCCTCACCCGCAACGAATGGGATTTCTGGTACGAGGGCCGCCCGTCGGTCGAGCCGATCACCGACGCCTTCGGCGACGTGATCAGCCCCGCCGGTTTCCTGCGGTTCGGCGGCGCCATCTGGGACCGGCTGGGCCGGATCGCCTGCTGGAACACGGTGATGGACGAGCAAGATCATCTCGACCGCCGCTGGCAGGAATTCAGGGATGCCTGA
- a CDS encoding CHASE3 domain-containing protein — translation MLVLVVLATGALVRAHEDMNEKVRGSLEIENGLWQLLSALQDAETGQRGYLLTGDPQYLDAYNNGAPHIPERLEYLRRATAGNAAHQQALDALAGVMERRLVIIDNGIALYAAGRIDEATSIIGSDEGKRLMDRARSIVAVMRSGEDQYLDALKDNTRRAVRRLEMAIVAAIVAVILLAAYAVFDAYRRSAGLVRTRNELRVVNSQLVQEAKTRAAVEEQLRQSQKMEAMGQLTGGLAHDFNNMLAVIVGNLNLLSRRLARGETDVERYIAQAMDGTERATTLTHRLLAFARKQPLSPEPIEINRLVASMSDMLNRTLGETIRVETVLAGGLWTVNVDPGQLENAILNLSVNARDAMSGGGRLTIETANAHLDDMYAANHVGVPAGQYVLVAVSDTGTGMPEEVVAKAFEPFFTTKEAGKGTGLGLSQVHGFVYQSGGHVKIYSEPGSGSSVKIYLPRHHGAATTAQPDADMAPPPQGAPHQVILVVEDDDRVRQMSVDALRDLGYTVIHANGAEAALRLLDEHPEVTLLFTDIVMPDVNGRELADRALERRPGLKVLFTTGYTRNAVVHNGVVDPGVQLIGKPFTLYQLAHKVHEAIHAGPD, via the coding sequence ATGCTTGTGCTCGTGGTCCTGGCGACCGGAGCGCTCGTGCGCGCGCACGAGGACATGAACGAGAAGGTCCGTGGCTCGCTGGAGATTGAAAACGGCCTCTGGCAGCTGCTGTCGGCGCTGCAGGATGCCGAAACGGGCCAGCGCGGCTATCTGCTTACGGGCGACCCGCAATATCTTGACGCTTACAACAACGGCGCGCCGCATATCCCGGAGCGCCTTGAATATCTGCGCCGGGCGACGGCAGGAAACGCGGCGCACCAGCAGGCGCTCGACGCGCTCGCAGGGGTCATGGAGCGGCGGCTGGTCATCATTGATAACGGCATCGCCCTTTATGCAGCCGGCAGGATCGATGAGGCCACATCAATTATCGGCAGCGACGAGGGCAAGCGGCTGATGGACCGGGCGCGGTCCATCGTCGCGGTCATGCGGTCCGGCGAGGACCAGTATCTGGACGCCTTGAAGGACAATACCCGCCGCGCCGTCCGACGCCTCGAGATGGCGATTGTCGCCGCGATTGTGGCGGTGATCCTGCTTGCGGCCTATGCGGTGTTTGACGCCTATCGGCGAAGCGCCGGTCTGGTGCGGACCCGCAACGAACTGCGGGTGGTCAACAGCCAGCTGGTGCAGGAGGCGAAAACCCGGGCGGCGGTCGAGGAACAGTTGCGCCAGTCGCAGAAGATGGAGGCCATGGGGCAACTCACCGGCGGTCTCGCGCACGACTTCAACAATATGCTGGCGGTGATCGTCGGTAACCTGAATCTGCTGTCGCGGCGGCTGGCCAGGGGCGAAACTGATGTGGAGCGCTATATCGCCCAGGCCATGGACGGCACCGAACGCGCCACGACACTGACGCACCGCCTGCTGGCATTCGCACGCAAGCAGCCGCTGTCGCCGGAGCCTATCGAGATCAACCGGCTGGTCGCCAGCATGTCGGACATGCTGAACCGGACATTGGGTGAGACCATCCGGGTCGAAACGGTCCTCGCTGGCGGGCTCTGGACCGTGAACGTGGATCCGGGGCAGCTGGAGAACGCCATTCTGAACCTCTCGGTGAATGCCCGTGACGCCATGTCCGGCGGTGGCAGGCTCACCATCGAAACCGCCAACGCCCATCTGGATGACATGTACGCCGCAAACCATGTAGGCGTGCCGGCGGGCCAGTATGTGCTGGTAGCGGTCTCGGACACCGGCACCGGTATGCCGGAAGAGGTGGTCGCCAAGGCATTCGAGCCGTTCTTCACCACCAAGGAGGCCGGCAAGGGCACGGGGCTGGGCCTTTCGCAGGTCCACGGCTTCGTCTACCAGTCGGGCGGTCACGTGAAGATCTATTCCGAACCGGGTTCCGGCTCGTCGGTGAAAATCTACCTGCCGCGGCACCATGGTGCCGCAACCACGGCGCAGCCCGATGCCGACATGGCGCCGCCGCCCCAGGGCGCGCCCCATCAGGTGATTCTGGTCGTGGAGGACGACGACCGGGTTCGGCAGATGTCGGTCGATGCGCTGCGCGACCTGGGCTACACGGTCATCCATGCCAATGGTGCAGAAGCGGCGTTGAGGCTGCTCGACGAACACCCGGAGGTCACGCTCCTGTTTACCGACATCGTCATGCCCGACGTCAATGGACGGGAACTGGCCGACCGGGCGCTGGAGCGTCGGCCGGGACTTAAGGTATTGTTCACCACCGGCTACACCCGCAATGCGGTCGTACACAACGGCGTGGTCGATCCGGGCGTGCAACTGATCGGGAAACCGTTCACGCTGTATCAGCTGGCGCACAAGGTCCACGAGGCCATTCATGCCGGACCAGACTGA
- a CDS encoding SDR family NAD(P)-dependent oxidoreductase has product MRDLSGRTAFITGGASGIGLAMADAFADKGMRLVIADVNKAGLDQTEKHFKARGTDVLTMLLDVTDRGALEDAARKITAFGKLHVVCANAGIPPSGAKVAETEPEKWDRMMAINLTGVYNTVHYMLGLLRAHGEGGHIVITSSMAGAVAASPIGDYVVAKYAAVGFGEVMAWELKPDNIGVSILMPGTVVSNLSGRPADGPPTGMNASDVGRRVVEAIKANELYVFTHGDYRAHVQARCDALMAAFGDSAQPGFKEPKQVMAMMSQNAYPPKE; this is encoded by the coding sequence ATGCGCGATCTATCGGGCCGGACGGCCTTCATCACGGGCGGCGCCAGCGGCATCGGCCTGGCCATGGCGGACGCGTTCGCCGACAAGGGCATGCGGCTGGTCATCGCCGACGTCAACAAGGCCGGGCTCGACCAGACAGAGAAACACTTCAAGGCGCGCGGCACCGACGTGCTGACCATGCTGCTCGACGTCACCGACCGGGGCGCGCTGGAGGACGCGGCCAGGAAGATCACGGCGTTCGGCAAGCTGCATGTGGTGTGTGCCAATGCGGGCATTCCGCCGTCGGGCGCCAAGGTTGCCGAGACCGAGCCGGAGAAGTGGGACCGGATGATGGCCATCAATCTGACCGGCGTCTACAACACGGTCCACTACATGCTGGGCCTGCTGCGCGCCCATGGCGAGGGTGGACACATCGTCATCACCTCGTCCATGGCCGGCGCCGTGGCGGCGTCGCCCATCGGCGATTACGTGGTGGCCAAATATGCCGCGGTCGGCTTCGGCGAGGTGATGGCCTGGGAGCTGAAGCCCGACAATATCGGCGTGTCGATCCTGATGCCCGGCACCGTCGTCAGCAATCTCAGCGGACGGCCCGCCGACGGCCCGCCGACCGGCATGAACGCATCCGACGTGGGCCGGCGCGTGGTGGAGGCCATCAAGGCCAATGAGCTCTACGTCTTCACCCATGGCGACTACCGCGCCCATGTGCAGGCCCGGTGCGATGCGCTGATGGCGGCGTTCGGCGACTCCGCCCAGCCCGGCTTCAAGGAGCCGAAGCAGGTGATGGCCATGATGAGCCAGAACGCCTACCCGCCGAAGGAATAG
- a CDS encoding response regulator has translation MRETSILLVEDDPAISMIVEEMMIDLGMSNVTTAGRLPAAVEAASSGGFDCAIVDLKLHGQDTFEVARILTKRNIPFAFFTGYSADTLREYAEQPVLPKPFAESDLKAILDHLLKVPGGA, from the coding sequence ATGCGCGAAACCAGCATTCTCCTGGTCGAGGATGATCCGGCAATCTCGATGATCGTCGAGGAGATGATGATCGATCTGGGGATGTCGAACGTTACCACGGCGGGGCGGCTTCCTGCCGCTGTCGAGGCGGCGAGCAGCGGCGGTTTCGATTGCGCCATCGTCGATCTCAAGCTGCATGGCCAGGATACCTTCGAAGTGGCGCGCATCCTCACCAAGCGCAACATTCCGTTCGCGTTCTTTACCGGCTATTCGGCCGACACCCTTCGCGAATACGCCGAACAGCCCGTGCTTCCCAAGCCGTTCGCCGAATCGGACCTGAAAGCCATCCTTGATCACCTCCTGAAGGTACCGGGCGGCGCCTGA
- a CDS encoding cold-shock protein, whose product MTNGTVKWFNAQKGFGFIQPDDGSADVFVHISAVERAGHTSLNEGQKLGFELEKDRKTGKSSACNLQIG is encoded by the coding sequence ATGACCAATGGAACCGTGAAGTGGTTCAACGCCCAGAAGGGCTTCGGATTCATCCAGCCCGACGACGGCAGCGCCGACGTTTTCGTGCACATCTCGGCCGTCGAGCGCGCCGGGCACACCAGCCTCAATGAGGGCCAGAAGCTTGGCTTCGAGCTCGAAAAAGATCGCAAGACCGGCAAGTCGTCGGCCTGCAATCTGCAGATCGGCTAA